The Papaver somniferum cultivar HN1 chromosome 3, ASM357369v1, whole genome shotgun sequence genome includes a region encoding these proteins:
- the LOC113361450 gene encoding uncharacterized protein LOC113361450 isoform X1 gives MATTKNNRALMKNNNCALMKMTMTNNKSLMKSTTFGSTTVVAGASTPSVAVSNIQVEEKVHFSHPQHPLVKVNLPYIFTCMGCKEFGAGKRFSCQKCDFELHEFCALAPHSILKHPLHSQHQLVFHTKAASGFLRSGCDICGKSTKGYAFRCSTCNFEMRPCCSKLDIKVDFKTLHPHTLKLLPSTTLISTEVGIICNECKTKRPGRAYGCEVCDKYHIHAVCAKNMINGLNANGFVVTPEKPSLVGTAARIASNMVMGS, from the exons ATGGCCACAACTAAGAATAATCGTGCCTTGATGAAGAATAATAACTGTGCGCTCATGAAGATGACGATGACGAACAACAAATCCTTGATGAAATCAACAACATTTGGTTCCACAACAGTAGTGGCAGGTGCTTCAACTCCATCAGTGGCAGTTTCAAATATTCAAGTAGAAGAGAAAGTCCATTTCAGTCATCCACAACACCCGTTAGTTAAGGTTAACCTTCCTTACATATTCACTTGCATGGGCTGCAAAGAATTTGGTGCAGGGAAAAGATTTAGTTGCCAAAAATGTGATTTTGAATTGCATGAATTTTGTGCATTAGCTCCTCATTCAATTCTGAAACACCCACTCCACAGCCAACATCAACTTGTTTTCCACACCAAAGCAGCAA GTGGATTCTTAAGGTCGGGATGTGACATATGTGGCAAGTCCACGAAAGGGTATGCTTTTCGCTGCAGCACATGTAATTTTGAAATGCGTCCTTGCTGTTCTAAGCTCGACATCAAAGTGGATTTTAAAACATTGCACCCACATACGTTGAAACTCTTAccatcaacaacacttataagtacTGAAGTCGGGATCATATGTAATGAGTGCAAAACCAAACGTCCAGGCCGAGCCTATGGCTGTGAAGTTTGTGACAAGTACCACATACATGCAGTTTGTGCTAAAAACATGATTAATGGACTTAATGCTAATGGATTTGTTGTCACACCTGAAAAACCTAGCCTTGTTGGTACCGCTGCTCGAATTGCATCAAATATGGTTATGGGTTCTTAG
- the LOC113361450 gene encoding uncharacterized protein LOC113361450 isoform X2, which translates to MATTKNNRALMKNNNCALMKMTMTNNKSLMKSTTFGSTTVVAGASTPSVAVSNIQVEEKVHFSHPQHPLVKVNLPYIFTCMGCKEFGAGKRFSCQKCDFELHEFCALAPHSILKHPLHSQHQLVFHTKAANLTIQTRKLVRIQNGVLSQKNSVDS; encoded by the exons ATGGCCACAACTAAGAATAATCGTGCCTTGATGAAGAATAATAACTGTGCGCTCATGAAGATGACGATGACGAACAACAAATCCTTGATGAAATCAACAACATTTGGTTCCACAACAGTAGTGGCAGGTGCTTCAACTCCATCAGTGGCAGTTTCAAATATTCAAGTAGAAGAGAAAGTCCATTTCAGTCATCCACAACACCCGTTAGTTAAGGTTAACCTTCCTTACATATTCACTTGCATGGGCTGCAAAGAATTTGGTGCAGGGAAAAGATTTAGTTGCCAAAAATGTGATTTTGAATTGCATGAATTTTGTGCATTAGCTCCTCATTCAATTCTGAAACACCCACTCCACAGCCAACATCAACTTGTTTTCCACACCAAAGCAGCAA ATCTTACCATTCAAACAAGGAAACTCGTTCGAATTCAAAATGGGGTTTTATCCCAAAAAAACTCA GTGGATTCTTAA